A region of the Clavelina lepadiformis chromosome 9, kaClaLepa1.1, whole genome shotgun sequence genome:
CGTTCTTTCCTCTGCCGCTCTTGTGAACCCGGAAGGGCTTCTTCTCGGAGGCGTCTGACTTGCTCATGGTTCTCTTCCTCGATCCTGGATAGAATTTGTCGCCGCATCCGCAGCAGTTCAAGATGTCCGCATAGAATGCCCAGGAAGCTTCTCTGAACTCCTTGTGGAAGATGTTGTATATGATGACGTTGAGGAATCTTCCGCAGATGAGGATGTAGCTGCTGATAAAGAAAGCGATAGAGGCAGGGCCGCTGAAACAATAACCTGGTGGACTGAAGGCAATGTACAGGAGCACAATCAGCACTGGTAGGACCGTGACCGTAAACATGACCAGGACAACGGCGACAGTGCGGCGGAAATTGCGTTCGACTTTATCAAGAGCGCTCGCTGATGGCATGCTGTGGTCACGTGCCTGACGTAATCCTTTGAGCATTCTGTTGCTTTCCATTGAGCTCATAATCGTGAGTGTCCATGTCGCAACGAAAGGTATTCCCCACACGAATATGACGTAGACGACCGCGTGCCAGTACCTGTTTAAAAATACCGTTTTAGCGCCCTTTACCCTGTGGTGTGTGAATCAATGGATAAACATCAGTTTGTTTGTCATTGAGACAAAGTGCTAGATGTTTATACAATTAAGGTATTTTCTATTTATAATTTCAAATGAGTAATGGCTTTAATTTTACttacttgaaaatatttggaaTGGAACtctgttgaaataaaataataataacgttAGAGcaagattttacaaaaatctTCAGCCTGATCACAACCGcagcaaaagcaaaatcttatcaaagttttttgaaatatttttatcaaaaagaaaatgaaatgaattatTAAATCATAATAATATACACCTACAGCAAGATTTACCGGTTTGATAACGGGAATGTattgcattgtgacgtagttGAGTCCATATTCAATGAAGTCATTAGACAAAATGGGGAAAGCAGATACCATGATCGCAAACAACCAAATGATCAGCACTGCGACAATCGCCCTGGTTTTGGTCATGACGTCGCCGATGCGGTATTGCAAAGGCCATCTCATGGATAGAAAATTGTCGATTGCCAGAAGCAGCAGGctagaaaaataaatacaattatttattgcaaaattatgTTTGAAACTGTGATCATTAATAGTAGTTGTTTCCGTGAAACATGGGACGCGGTTAATAGtgtaataaaaggtttgaatGGTCTTTCAAACGTGATTAAAGTGAAAATAACTTCAGTAACGAATCGGATATTTATCATAACTTTCCCAgcgaaaacttttttaatcgTCACATGACTGTTTTGCGGTTGGTGGCACACAGAGGCGGGCATTTTACGTAAAGATCCGATATGCAATTACTTATAAGCTTATCTGTCTAAATTGGGATCGGGTTTAATTGTAAAGTATAAATAGTATACGGCTTAACGATTCATTTTGCAGATTCATTCTTGTTATTGTAACGACTAACGCGTCTTTGTTGTGAATGCTGTAAACGCTTCCTTTAACTCTTAAAACAGTGCGCCAGTGCCACGAAGTCGTGCTTTGAATACTGACCTGTACACTGCAGCCACTGAGCTCAAAATCCCTGCAATACCACAGACTACCGCAGTTGCTGTGTATCTTGACATGATACTGGAAAGCGGAAAGGGTTCTACGTCACTGTACGAAATCTCGttgaaaatgttataaatGGCGGATGGCAACACAATGGCTCCGGCGACAAgatctaaaataaaatcacACTTTTCGTTATAGTTTCATATACTAATAAACTATAATGCATGTAATACGTCACTAACACGAGTTGCGTGTACTGTATCTTAAACAGCTAATTTTGATAAGCGTGTCTTGGTCGATAATATCACAGGTAACTATATCACACAGACCAAGCaagtttcaaaatcaaaactgGTTCAAATGCTCACCTGCTGCGGCCAGAGATAACTTAAAGCAACCGTTCGGTCTCCTCAGTGACTTTGTTCGAAGAGTGACGACAATAATTAGCAGGTTGCACAAGACAATTATTACGCACAAAATAATTGTCAAGGCGGCAATGAACGAAGCGACCGGTCTGTCGCAGTGGACAACCAGATCTATGGTGCGGTTTTCCTCAGAGATGTACTGCACAGTGCAAGCCGGAAAAGCACCACACGTTGTGTTTAACAACTCCTCGGGCAAAGCTCGGAACGGTCCCAGGGTTACCGTGCTCGTGGTGTCATTCATCAGCATTTCTGTAGCGTTTTTGCCAACTGGCGGCACTCctgcaaaaataacaagtttaaaaaaatacccAACCTGAAAGTTATACTTACAACTACACTGGAAGTAAATGATCTAAGGCATGCGAGATCATAAAAGCGTCAAACTGAGATCGCATCTCACTGGTGGTCGCTGTGGTCATCTGCATCTTTTTCATTTCTGCGATGATCCTTAAAAGTTCCTCTTCACCTGCTTGATTGGTGAGGAGaaaaagatttctctgatCTAAACCACTTTCGACCTAAAAATAGTCATTTCATTGCCATACACGTCAATCAGAATCAACAAATTGTGTCCATGTTGGCCACGTAAAATGCCTGCGAGCTGTACTTTTAACTTGGTAAAATTTCTGTCGGTTTTAACAAGTATTACAAAGAATGTTTGTAAATATTATCATTTATTGGCTCTATGTAACCGACAGAAAATGTATAAGATTATATTTGTTCTATAATCTACCTCATTTTCCGTTGTTTGTCCGGTTATTCTTCCAGCGAAGATAAAGATACAAACTATAACTACAGGCAACATTCTGTTGCAAAGTTTTTCCACTTTTCTTGCTGTTGGCGTTTGTAAAAACAGGGCAAATGTTAATTACGTATTAGTCTGAgaaccaaatttaaaaaattttaattttctttcaaatgtttgattaaaaatacCTGGGGCACTAAACAAGCCATTTACTCATTTAAACCTCGCTACAACGCGCCACCTTTGATGATTTGCACTGATACTGCAACCTATTCGACAGCTAGCTATGAACTACAAGTCTGTCCAGTAGCCGGAGAGTCCATTCAACTGATAATGCACCGCCCGTTTTTCACCAGTAACAGTTCTACCTAATTGCGTAATTCTTTTTTAGGTAGTTGACCTACTGTATGTGTCAGCTCTTTCCAAATGCTTAGTTCGCTTTAACTGAACTCGCTTAAAGATCGTtgtattaattttgaaaacgtgATCTGATGACGTCAGCCAAAAACTACGCCTAACGGAAGTGCTGACGTATGCTCCTGCGTTTTGCTAAACTTTAGCATTTAATTGGAAACGACAAAGAAATAATAGCATAAAATTTCTTAGCAAACATCATGCTTTGCTCAATTTAGGTCAATATTTTTGCAACTCGAATGCTATATATCTAAAAATTAGGAATGAAAACAACGTTTTTCCATGGTAGCCAAGTGTTAGAATTCCGAGAATGTCACAGACCAACCAGTTTTTGTCTGTCGGACGTGAAAATTGCATGCAGTGACCCTAACCACTAATTAAAAGTATAGACGGGAAATGACGAAACAAATTGACCAAGATACCGCTTTCTACGCAGATTTCATGACGTTTGTTTGACGTAATGTTGCTATCTTTACTGGCAAACAAAGCAGAAAACACAGTATTCAACACGATAATTTAGACTGAATTGCGTAAATGGATAGAACTTTCACCATTTTTCCGTGAAACCGGCTGGAATCATATAAGGAAATATATGTGCACTTCAAAATATCTGATGAATATAGTTTCACGGTAATTAAGGCCACGCACGCTTAGTCATACTTCGCAATAGAAACGTTTTTAATAGATTTCACCACTTGCTAACAAAATGGAGTTGTTGATGAATTGGTCGCTATCAAAATAATGAATGTTAATTATTTGCAAATGGCGATGGAAACTTTTGTTCCGTATATTTTTATCTCGTAGCCCGCCtgtttttaatttgcattgcggAATTTTTGCAGACTGCATAGGAGAATTAAAACGTATCTACGGCTAGCTGTCTTATAACCACAGCTTCGAGCTTTCTTCAATAATGCAAACTCCAAAACATCTTATGTACCCACCAGCCTGTAAAATGATGAAGAGTGTCTAATAAAGTAATACATGTAGCTCCATTCCAAAGGCTAACCGCTTTAATTCCCGCCAATGATGCGGTTTGAATGCGGTGCCGTTACACAACATCACCGGAACTTAATTGGCACCTGTGTCTACAGCTTTTTGCCAATACGAACTACATAGTGCTGCGTGTTGGCTGATTGCTAATGCTACTACGTAGTAATATGCTTTGGCTTTACGAAGCTACCTTTGAACTGATCTAAAACGTAACGTCCGGCATTCAGCGTTTGTATTAAGTTTGCAGACTTGCACAAGTTCATTCATTGGACTATCCAAGACGTTTAACAAGTCAACACCCGCTTATTGATGACACTACGCGAATTTCTATGTGTTTACGCTGTCATTACATACTGTTAAAACATGTCCTGCACATTTACAACGAACCATTTTGAATTGATCGATATAACCGATAAATTCGCCGATTTAAACTCCTGCTTCACAtagaaataagaaaaatattaatattgtaATAGAGACCAAGGGCGACCAAAATAACCCACAGCCTATCCTGCGGCCTTGTATCTTTGGAATTCGAACCGAGGTGATTTCGTTTGGTTTAATGTCCATATTAAACGCAATATCTTGCCGTTAAACTTATACGTGCTATATAAGCCAACGCGACGCCAACGATTGTCTtataaaaacatatatatagtTTGCCATTGTAGAAAGTGCCCCAGATTTGAAATggacagttttattttgaaactaatttttattagTGAATGTTTTCAAATGCAGATTAACACCTGATAAACAAAATGAGTTTTGAGTACAGCGTAGAGAATTAGAAACCCACTTGACAAGTGGGTCATTCATGGTAAAAGGCTCTGCCAACTTTAATCCGACGTTGCCCCAAGGACTTGTGTGCGAGACAGCACACGTCACCTGATACCATTTCACTGCGAATACGTCACACGAGCAGCTATTGTGACTCGCCTGCAGCTGACTGTAATTTTACGACAGGACTTTAGGCGTGCTATATTTATGCCTTTTCTAAAATTATGCATTTAAACCAGATAATTGCGGTAAGAAAgacttttattaaaaaatgttgacGTCTAAAAGACTTTTTACATGCGCAGTCATACAAGCGCCTGCATTTAAGAACACTTTCTCGCGGCGGGTGTGAATTTAATAAATAGACTGATTCATCACAGGCTTTTgtgcattttgttaaaaacaatgcGCACTGCTCTAATCAGTTTAGTCTAAAATTCGCTTACAATGGTGCGCAAAAATAGGGTTTCCAATTTTTATATCACTATTGAACAATTTGGCAAGATCAATTTCTTTTACTTCGCTTGTTTATTGCTCATCGCCGAAAGTAACGAAAGCATATTATGTCTACACAAGCATTTAGTGGGCCTGCGCAAagctaaaaatatttcaacagcACAAAATGCCAAAATAAAAAGGTAGGAAATATATTTCTGGGTTTTAGTACAATTGCTCAGGGCTGCATATCCTCTTAACTCACACATTTTATGGTTTTTGAACATTTATCACCAATTCTTTTGGATCCGACGCTTTTCTAGCGCTTTAAATTCCCGTCCGTCATAAACGcaacaaacatattaataTTGTAATCGATGGTGAACACGACCACCAAAATATTCCATTACCTGTCCCGCGGGCTTTTATAACTTTGCAATTTGATCCGTGGTAATATCTTGCAGCGCTTGTTAAATACAACTCGCATAGAAGCTGTATACTGCACATTGCTTTGTACATGAAGTTGTTGCGTTTAATGTATCGTGAAATAATAATTCTTCTTAGTATAATCACAAGTTTCATTCATACACATTTCCGTGAAACACACGCAGCCATTGTTATGTGCAAGCAACGAGCAGCAAAACACGCACAACGTTATTAATGGTCATACCCGTTGTTCCAAAATCGTGGTGACTGAATCTTTGCTTCCCAGAAAAAAACGCAATGTTTACAGGAAAACAACTCGCGCTGTCTCGACGTCCATACTACCGGTACACTGCGACTGCTTAATGATTGTAATAAAGTACGTCATCACTTGCCCGGATGCAATGCTAAAAATCGACCAGAAATGGATCTGCTTTCGTCATTGCTTTCACGGTTTGAAATAACGATAGTAACAGAATTACCTTAGACAAGTATTTACGTAGCTTTTTAAGCCTCACGCTTTTGTAGTTAACTGTAGAAAACCATTGACTATACGTATACAGTTTAGAAACATTCATTAATATAAGTTGGCATGAAGAACACTGCGAAATCGTGTGTGAGTTTATTTTGTgatcaaaagcaaaataactCCATCGATTAATGTATGATTTAACTGGGTTGATTCAGTATCATATTTACATACACAGCATACAGAAACATGTACAGAAGTTGGAAGAACATGACAAGTGCGATCAGAAcagaaataaaacagaaaattaacGCGTTGTATAAAACCCACACACAGCTATATTGAATAACTAGAACTCCACAGCAATGGCTACCATCAATCATTGTCGTCACAGTCTACACGTGGACAATTTTCAAGCAAAGCGCGCCTAAATAACGTTATTGACGTTGAGGCGAGCGCCCGTGAATGATGTTTGTAAGAAAAACACATCATGTTGTTTCCTTTGTACTTTTGAACACTGAATTACAACTCGACATTCTCTCTGCTCTGGGTCTTTGCGAGTCGGCGCTCGAGTTACTGATTCGTCCTGATGTCGGAGAATGGGGTCCCGCGAATCCGCTGTTTTTAAACGACGGGAGACTGGCGGTTCGGACCGACGTTGTTGACTTCCTTGAAGTTAGTTTACTTTTCCAAGACGTAATTGTCTCTCGGGACCGGAAGGTGCCTCCGATCTTGCGAGAAGTCCTGGATTTGGTCGACATGTGGCGGGTTGCTTTGTCGTTGCAAGTGATGCAAAGGAAGAAATCGTCAAAGAACTTCTTAAAAGCTTCCCGGAACTGCTTGTTGAAGATGTTGTAGACGATGACGTTCAAGAACCTGCCACACATGAGCACGTAGGTCGTGATGAAGAAAGCAAGAGTGACTGCGTTACTTCTACAAACTCCCACGGGCGCTGAGACCAAGTAGACCAAAGTCACGAACACAGGCAAAATGGTCAAAGTGAAAAGAACCAAAACCACGGACACAGTTCGGTGAAAATCTTGTTCGATCTTATCCAGGGCATTTGTCGACCTGATGCTGTGTCTCCTGGCTAGCCGCATCTCGCCCAGCATCTTACGACTTTGTACTAAAGTGATAACGGTCAGTACCCAAGTGGCCACAAATGGAACTCCCCAAACGAACACAGCATACAAGATCGCCAGCCAGT
Encoded here:
- the LOC143471079 gene encoding adenosine receptor A1-like, translated to MLPVVIVCIFIFAGRITGQTTENEVESGLDQRNLFLLTNQAGEEELLRIIAEMKKMQMTTATTRVPPVGKNATEMLMNDTTSTVTLGPFRALPEELLNTTCGAFPACTVQYISEENRTIDLVVHCDRPVASFIAALTIILCVIIVLCNLLIIVVTLRTKSLRRPNGCFKLSLAAADLVAGAIVLPSAIYNIFNEISYSDVEPFPLSSIMSRYTATAVVCGIAGILSSVAAVYSLLLLAIDNFLSMRWPLQYRIGDVMTKTRAIVAVLIIWLFAIMVSAFPILSNDFIEYGLNYVTMQYIPVIKPSSIPNIFKYWHAVVYVIFVWGIPFVATWTLTIMSSMESNRMLKGLRQARDHSMPSASALDKVERNFRRTVAVVLVMFTVTVLPVLIVLLYIAFSPPGYCFSGPASIAFFISSYILICGRFLNVIIYNIFHKEFREASWAFYADILNCCGCGDKFYPGSRKRTMSKSDASEKKPFRVHKSGRGKNELKAPTTKTRSTSVNGDATGSSITPSSREQRPSDSSVDTAKTSPEPKV